In Desulfovibrio psychrotolerans, a genomic segment contains:
- a CDS encoding MlaD family protein — MLNQTAGKRELIRAGFTVFAGLCVLGLFIIAFGGHRFWERLDEYAIRFNGVKNLDVGRPVKYAGINVGRVLSIDVDKEDPALVRVVVGLHEGFTVYQGTKASISQKGIVGDNFVLLNLSGKAGPPLPVGSEIPPDATPDLMEVAASMAGLAADLQPKLSEIADSLRALLNTDNRRHVEEILKEVTVLVKDANTAIRSMDAEFRGLAREAGAGIAETRALVGEVRSGMQTTLGTVNTAVTDTRQDLAVTLEVLRVQTAAVGGAVTELTRQVQNDLDYDQARLEEILENTAELTRNLNVLTRSLRERPWQIIYRPDDSKKEQ; from the coding sequence GTGCTCAATCAAACAGCAGGAAAACGGGAACTCATACGTGCGGGCTTTACGGTGTTCGCGGGGCTGTGCGTGCTCGGGCTGTTCATCATCGCCTTTGGCGGGCACCGTTTCTGGGAACGGCTGGATGAATACGCCATCCGCTTCAACGGAGTAAAGAATCTGGATGTGGGCCGCCCGGTAAAATACGCGGGCATAAACGTGGGCAGGGTGCTTTCCATAGATGTGGACAAGGAGGACCCCGCCCTCGTGCGTGTGGTGGTGGGCCTGCACGAAGGATTCACGGTCTATCAGGGCACAAAGGCGTCCATATCGCAAAAGGGCATTGTGGGAGATAACTTCGTGCTGCTCAACCTGTCCGGCAAGGCGGGGCCACCCCTGCCTGTGGGCAGTGAAATCCCGCCGGACGCCACCCCGGACCTCATGGAGGTGGCGGCATCCATGGCGGGACTTGCGGCAGACCTGCAACCCAAGCTTTCGGAAATAGCAGACAGCCTGCGCGCGCTGCTGAACACAGACAACCGCAGGCACGTGGAAGAAATCCTCAAGGAAGTGACCGTACTGGTAAAAGACGCAAATACCGCCATCCGCAGCATGGATGCGGAGTTCCGCGGCCTTGCCCGCGAAGCCGGAGCAGGCATAGCGGAAACACGCGCACTGGTGGGCGAGGTGCGCAGCGGCATGCAGACCACGCTGGGAACGGTGAACACGGCAGTCACGGATACCCGGCAGGACCTTGCCGTCACGCTGGAGGTGCTGCGCGTGCAGACCGCCGCCGTGGGCGGTGCGGTAACGGAACTCACCCGTCAGGTGCAAAACGATCTCGACTACGATCAGGCGCGTCTGGAGGAGATTCTGGAAAACACGGCGGAACTGACCCGCAACCTGAATGTGCTTACCCGCTCGCTCAGGGAACGCCCGTGGCAGATCATCTACCGCCCGGACGACAGCAAGAAGGAGCAGTAG
- a CDS encoding ABC transporter ATP-binding protein, whose protein sequence is MYGRHRAPTISTQNLAVGYPGNVTLRNANITLPGGKVSVILGGSGCGKSTLLRHILGLATPSAGKIFIEDEDLFAMNEERFYRHRREMGVLFQNGALLGSLTLGENVSLPLLEHTDLDEETVRTMVRLKLSLVGLDNYADYHPSQLSGGMRKRGGLARALVMDPKVLLCDEPSAGLDPITAAEVDQLILDLHDALGMTIVVVTHDLDSLFAIADHVVVLHGGMVLFEGGIEELRATDDLYIRQFLNRKPNIRQAPEWLE, encoded by the coding sequence ATGTACGGACGCCACAGGGCACCCACCATATCAACGCAGAACCTTGCCGTGGGCTATCCCGGCAATGTGACCCTGCGCAATGCAAACATCACCCTGCCCGGCGGCAAGGTCTCCGTCATTCTCGGGGGCAGCGGCTGCGGCAAGTCCACCCTGCTGCGGCATATTCTGGGGCTGGCAACCCCCAGCGCGGGGAAGATATTCATAGAAGATGAAGACCTCTTCGCCATGAACGAGGAACGCTTTTACCGCCACAGGCGAGAGATGGGCGTCCTGTTTCAGAACGGCGCGCTGCTCGGCTCCCTCACGCTGGGAGAGAACGTCTCCCTGCCGTTGCTGGAACATACCGATCTGGATGAGGAAACCGTCCGCACCATGGTCCGGCTCAAGCTGTCACTGGTCGGGCTGGATAATTACGCGGACTACCACCCTAGCCAACTGTCCGGCGGCATGCGCAAGCGCGGCGGGCTGGCGCGGGCGCTGGTCATGGACCCCAAGGTGCTGCTGTGCGATGAACCGTCGGCAGGGCTGGACCCCATCACGGCGGCAGAGGTGGACCAACTCATCCTGGACCTGCATGACGCGCTGGGCATGACCATCGTGGTGGTTACGCACGATCTGGACAGCCTGTTCGCCATAGCCGATCATGTGGTGGTGCTGCACGGCGGCATGGTGCTGTTCGAGGGCGGCATCGAGGAACTGCGCGCAACGGATGATCTGTACATACGCCAGTTCCTGAACCGCAAACCGAATATCCGGCAGGCACCGGAATGGCTGGAATAG
- a CDS encoding STAS domain-containing protein encodes MMSTRQIWKAEQQGSAIALSGEIDYTVTTQVRSYLLEQAGQGTGAMSLHLGELEYLDSSGLAVLIELRRVLMQAGRSLTVTAVSAQVRKIFNLTQVGQLFGV; translated from the coding sequence TGAGCACCCGGCAGATATGGAAGGCGGAACAGCAGGGCAGTGCCATCGCCCTGAGCGGCGAGATAGACTACACCGTCACCACACAGGTGCGCAGCTATTTGCTTGAACAGGCAGGGCAGGGCACGGGTGCCATGTCTCTGCATCTGGGCGAGCTGGAATATCTGGACTCTTCAGGTCTGGCAGTGCTCATCGAGTTGCGCCGTGTGCTCATGCAGGCGGGCAGAAGCCTCACGGTTACGGCTGTTTCCGCGCAGGTCCGCAAGATATTCAACCTCACGCAGGTGGGGCAGCTGTTCGGCGTCTAG
- a CDS encoding DnaJ family domain-containing protein, which translates to MNILAVMAERHITKAEEQGAFRNLEGQGKPLELQDDSMIPPDLRMAYKLLKNAGYLPPEAQDIKDATTIIEMLQNSVDEQTCYRQMRKLEAILERMKQQGRASVALNLENEYYAKVLSRVPVRKKV; encoded by the coding sequence ATGAACATTCTTGCGGTTATGGCGGAACGCCACATAACCAAGGCCGAGGAACAGGGGGCATTCCGCAATCTGGAAGGTCAGGGAAAACCTCTGGAATTACAGGATGATTCCATGATTCCGCCCGATCTGCGCATGGCTTACAAGCTCCTTAAAAACGCAGGCTACCTGCCGCCCGAAGCGCAGGATATCAAAGACGCCACCACCATAATCGAAATGCTGCAGAACAGCGTTGACGAGCAAACCTGCTACCGTCAGATGCGCAAGCTGGAAGCCATTCTCGAACGCATGAAGCAGCAGGGCAGAGCATCTGTGGCACTCAATTTGGAAAACGAATACTATGCCAAGGTGTTATCGCGTGTTCCGGTGCGGAAAAAGGTATAG
- a CDS encoding MlaE family ABC transporter permease, translating into MIKELHFLAELINSLIVTAPAVFRRSRAFYRWQEWNHLAAVGSGSVGIVSVIAACTGMILALQAAGQLEKIGALSYVANMVSVTIIKELGPLLTAIILAGRSGAAFCAELATMKISEEIDALLVIGIDPVRFLVWPKIIAMAVMLPVLTLLADVVGIVAGGLFSAIFLGLTLRTYFEQCVNFLTVGDVFSGLVKALGFGITIALVCCWQGLMARDGAADVGRRTTLAVVQSIFLIVLLDFFFTAINYTFM; encoded by the coding sequence ATGATTAAAGAACTCCACTTCCTCGCGGAGTTGATAAACAGCCTCATCGTCACCGCACCAGCCGTATTCCGGCGCTCCCGCGCCTTCTACCGCTGGCAGGAATGGAATCACCTCGCGGCCGTGGGCAGCGGGTCCGTGGGCATCGTCTCGGTCATTGCCGCCTGCACGGGCATGATTCTGGCGTTGCAGGCGGCAGGGCAGCTGGAAAAGATCGGCGCGCTCAGCTACGTGGCAAACATGGTGTCCGTCACCATCATCAAAGAGCTTGGGCCGCTCCTCACCGCCATCATTCTCGCCGGCAGGTCGGGTGCCGCCTTCTGCGCAGAACTGGCCACCATGAAGATTTCAGAAGAAATTGACGCGCTGCTGGTCATCGGCATAGACCCGGTACGTTTTCTGGTCTGGCCCAAGATCATCGCCATGGCGGTCATGCTGCCCGTGCTCACCCTCCTTGCAGACGTGGTAGGCATTGTGGCGGGCGGGCTGTTTTCCGCCATCTTCCTCGGGCTGACCCTGCGCACCTATTTTGAACAGTGTGTGAACTTTCTCACCGTGGGCGATGTGTTTTCCGGGCTGGTCAAGGCGCTGGGATTCGGCATCACAATAGCCCTTGTGTGCTGCTGGCAGGGACTCATGGCGCGGGACGGTGCGGCAGATGTGGGCAGGCGCACCACGCTTGCCGTAGTACAGTCCATCTTTCTCATCGTGCTTCTGGACTTCTTCTTCACTGCCATCAACTACACCTTCATGTAA
- a CDS encoding ABC-type transport auxiliary lipoprotein family protein, with the protein MCLPARSGNARGRSSTARTTARRSSSMAATPTPAASSPVSPGTSPQAFLPVPPKALLGASRLASPLASPLASPQASPLTSLRLSSGVSLWACFRTYLRAALKTSLWASHRASHRASLRALGRALGRAFGRAFQKIRVFAPDVPFASGVPLATHGTCAAPPQQAVASLLVHTSSTFRPLAAALLFLVMITAGCAGGKVAPEQVLRIQPAPLVHQDHKAPETKELPESAVTAAKTAMQTAGLPASQPAGGAYPSGPVTPHGEASQPDGADNQNSQYLPVIMLENMSSLPALERSAVMISHGSVLSPSSRWYWEGTPAEITASAVAAALEGATDYTLLMPWRGRLAHDATLTGRVESFEFRQQESVLRIRVRFSLWAPRGTHLLSGHVAQAQYPVAEAQAQRIAEAASHGMAEITASVHHWLATEGVAALRAFHAAQNASKTQPVGQTRPAEPAQ; encoded by the coding sequence ATGTGCTTACCCGCTCGCTCAGGGAACGCCCGTGGCAGATCATCTACCGCCCGGACGACAGCAAGAAGGAGCAGTAGCATGGCCGCTACACCAACCCCCGCAGCCTCCTCTCCGGTATCTCCCGGAACCTCCCCTCAGGCGTTCCTTCCGGTGCCCCCTAAGGCCTTACTCGGAGCGTCCCGTCTGGCGTCTCCTCTGGCATCGCCTCTGGCGTCTCCCCAGGCGTCTCCCCTGACGTCACTCAGATTGTCCAGCGGAGTGTCTCTCTGGGCGTGCTTCAGAACGTACCTCAGAGCAGCTCTCAAAACATCGCTTTGGGCATCACACAGAGCATCACACAGAGCGTCCCTCAGGGCGTTAGGCAGGGCGTTAGGCAGGGCGTTTGGCAGGGCATTTCAAAAAATACGTGTCTTTGCCCCCGACGTCCCCTTTGCTTCAGGAGTACCCCTTGCAACTCACGGTACATGCGCTGCGCCGCCGCAGCAAGCGGTCGCGTCCCTGCTCGTCCACACTTCGTCCACGTTTCGTCCACTGGCCGCCGCTCTTTTATTTCTTGTAATGATTACAGCAGGATGTGCAGGCGGAAAGGTCGCTCCGGAGCAGGTTCTGCGCATCCAGCCCGCCCCGTTAGTGCATCAGGACCACAAGGCCCCGGAGACGAAAGAGCTACCGGAATCTGCGGTAACCGCAGCAAAAACCGCAATGCAAACCGCAGGGTTACCCGCCAGCCAACCTGCTGGCGGCGCGTATCCGTCCGGTCCGGTAACCCCACATGGCGAGGCATCACAGCCGGATGGAGCAGACAATCAAAATTCGCAGTATCTCCCTGTTATCATGCTGGAAAACATGAGCAGTCTGCCCGCATTGGAACGCTCAGCCGTCATGATTTCACACGGCAGCGTGCTCTCGCCCAGCAGCCGCTGGTACTGGGAAGGCACTCCTGCGGAAATTACGGCCTCTGCCGTTGCCGCAGCACTGGAAGGCGCAACGGACTATACGCTGCTCATGCCGTGGCGCGGCAGGCTTGCCCATGATGCCACACTCACCGGACGTGTAGAATCCTTTGAATTCCGCCAGCAGGAATCTGTGCTGCGCATCCGTGTGCGCTTCTCGTTGTGGGCACCGCGCGGTACGCACCTGCTTTCCGGGCATGTGGCACAGGCACAGTATCCGGTTGCAGAAGCGCAAGCCCAGCGCATTGCAGAAGCCGCCTCGCACGGTATGGCTGAAATAACAGCCTCCGTGCACCACTGGCTTGCCACAGAGGGCGTAGCGGCCCTGCGTGCCTTCCATGCAGCGCAAAACGCAAGCAAAACGCAACCAGTGGGACAAACGCGACCGGCGGAGCCAGCGCAATGA
- a CDS encoding FAD-dependent oxidoreductase: MSKHVVVIGAVALGPKAACRFKRLEPHSKVTLIDQCPRISYGGCGIPYFVSGEVNSVTELQSTPYHIIRDAEFFRTNKDVDVLTETRATRIDRAAKTVEILNVATGKTDTLHYDKLVLAMGSKANLPPFAGMDLKGITPATNLEEAEMLRDAAASGSVDKCVIVGAGFIGLEMAVAFADMWGIETTVIELQDQVLPGFLSKSMAQMALHDLEDKGVTVLLGESVKAFEGEDGTVTRVVTNKRTIEADLVVLSAGVSPNTALAREAGIDCDTRGAIIVNEFMQTNDPDIYSGGDCVTIPHLVTGKPGYFPLGSMANRQGRVIGTNLADGKATFPGAVGGWVVKLFEQSACGAGLTIESALKEGYDAISVHVEQFDRAHFFPEKALMSLELVVDKPTRRVLGIQGMSELGDALTARINAVVPLLKAHATVDEVSNLEVVYSPPFASAMDIVNAVANVTENVLEGRNHMVSPSQFATLWANRDAEDIFFIDTRLAPNAVPYVEKYPDAWHSIPNEEIRNRIAEIPAGKSVVVVCNTGLRSYEAMLLLNELGVKDVKSAAGGMVAQKKLGSGI; encoded by the coding sequence ATGTCCAAGCATGTTGTGGTTATCGGCGCGGTGGCTCTTGGCCCCAAGGCCGCCTGCCGTTTCAAACGTCTGGAACCGCATTCCAAGGTCACCCTCATAGACCAGTGCCCCCGCATTTCCTACGGCGGCTGCGGCATCCCCTATTTTGTCTCCGGCGAAGTGAACAGCGTAACCGAGCTGCAGTCCACTCCCTATCACATCATCCGCGATGCGGAATTTTTTCGCACCAACAAGGATGTGGACGTGCTCACGGAAACCCGCGCCACGCGGATAGATCGTGCCGCCAAGACGGTGGAAATTCTGAACGTGGCCACGGGAAAGACAGACACCCTGCACTATGACAAGCTGGTGCTTGCCATGGGCTCCAAGGCCAACCTGCCCCCGTTTGCAGGCATGGACCTTAAGGGAATAACTCCCGCCACCAATCTGGAAGAGGCAGAAATGCTGCGCGATGCCGCCGCCAGCGGTTCCGTGGATAAATGCGTTATCGTGGGTGCGGGCTTCATCGGGCTGGAAATGGCCGTTGCCTTTGCAGACATGTGGGGCATAGAAACCACGGTCATTGAATTGCAGGATCAGGTTCTGCCCGGTTTTCTTTCCAAGTCCATGGCGCAGATGGCCCTGCATGACCTGGAAGACAAGGGCGTTACCGTGCTGCTGGGCGAATCCGTCAAGGCCTTTGAAGGCGAGGACGGAACCGTTACCCGCGTGGTAACCAACAAGCGCACCATAGAGGCCGATCTTGTGGTTCTTTCCGCCGGGGTTTCCCCCAACACCGCCCTTGCCCGCGAAGCCGGCATTGACTGCGATACACGCGGAGCCATTATCGTAAACGAATTCATGCAGACTAACGATCCGGATATCTATTCCGGCGGCGACTGCGTGACCATTCCTCACCTTGTCACAGGCAAGCCTGGCTACTTCCCCCTCGGGTCCATGGCCAACCGGCAGGGTCGCGTTATAGGCACCAATCTTGCCGATGGCAAGGCCACCTTCCCCGGTGCCGTGGGCGGCTGGGTGGTGAAGCTGTTCGAGCAGTCCGCATGCGGTGCCGGTCTGACCATAGAATCCGCCCTGAAGGAAGGGTATGATGCCATCAGCGTGCATGTGGAGCAGTTTGACCGCGCCCACTTCTTCCCGGAAAAGGCCCTCATGTCGCTTGAGCTTGTGGTGGACAAACCCACCCGCCGCGTACTGGGCATTCAGGGAATGAGCGAGTTGGGCGATGCCCTTACAGCACGCATCAACGCTGTGGTTCCGCTGCTTAAGGCGCATGCCACGGTGGATGAGGTCTCCAACCTTGAGGTGGTCTATTCGCCGCCCTTCGCCTCTGCCATGGATATTGTCAACGCCGTTGCCAACGTGACCGAAAACGTGCTGGAAGGCCGCAACCATATGGTTAGCCCCAGCCAGTTCGCCACCCTGTGGGCCAACCGTGATGCAGAAGACATCTTCTTCATAGATACCCGCCTTGCTCCCAATGCCGTGCCCTACGTGGAAAAATACCCGGATGCGTGGCACAGCATTCCTAACGAAGAAATCCGCAACCGCATTGCGGAAATTCCCGCAGGCAAGTCCGTGGTGGTTGTCTGCAACACCGGCCTGCGTTCCTATGAGGCCATGCTGCTGCTCAATGAACTGGGCGTGAAGGATGTAAAATCCGCCGCAGGCGGTATGGTCGCCCAGAAGAAGCTCGGCTCCGGCATCTGA